From Verrucomicrobiia bacterium, a single genomic window includes:
- a CDS encoding acyltransferase produces the protein MVLLLGMGAMIFRSIPFFRATIQASQATHYEALDGLRGYLALAVFFHHAVVQYNFYRTGTWGAVGSQFYSALGPTGVMFFFMITGFLFWSKAIAKNGHLPALGLYRNRFLRLAPLYLFSILVILLIVAERSHFHISSSPLGLMAELGRALSLGMGPVGVINGVDTRPVNAGVTWSLRYEWAFYLLLPLTARLVRRPLSWRFVVLAAIITSCSWIWLPQWPAGDRILCFLYGMCTAHLVAHFSGSLVCRTAKRSWVGALAMLLVVLSLLSHGSFWNVQFAGLAFVCFALGNDLLGLLRIRGAKVLGTISYSIYLLHGIALYLALRIMNHFYPVVAMKPLPYWGLIGACAVFVVACSAVTYRLFEHPFIALSHKRRTQAERRPPDPQSVSAAEGPDHLEATGVKLR, from the coding sequence ATGGTGCTACTGCTCGGGATGGGGGCGATGATCTTTCGGTCGATTCCATTTTTCCGAGCAACTATTCAGGCGAGCCAAGCCACGCATTATGAGGCTCTGGACGGACTGAGGGGTTATTTGGCTTTGGCGGTGTTTTTCCATCACGCCGTGGTGCAATACAACTTTTATCGTACTGGGACTTGGGGAGCGGTTGGATCGCAGTTTTACAGCGCCTTGGGACCTACAGGAGTTATGTTTTTCTTCATGATCACGGGATTCCTTTTTTGGTCCAAGGCCATCGCTAAAAACGGGCACCTGCCGGCCCTCGGTCTCTATCGAAACAGGTTCCTCCGCTTAGCACCCCTTTACCTTTTTTCGATTTTGGTCATTCTTCTGATCGTAGCCGAGCGTTCGCATTTTCACATTTCTTCCAGTCCATTGGGCCTGATGGCTGAACTTGGCCGCGCACTGTCTCTTGGGATGGGACCCGTTGGGGTCATAAACGGCGTGGATACAAGACCAGTGAATGCCGGGGTGACATGGTCTCTTCGATATGAATGGGCCTTCTACTTACTCCTGCCCTTAACAGCCCGGCTGGTGCGCCGACCCCTCTCCTGGCGATTTGTGGTACTTGCAGCAATCATCACCTCATGTTCGTGGATTTGGCTTCCCCAATGGCCCGCAGGAGACAGGATCCTCTGTTTTCTTTATGGGATGTGCACCGCCCATCTCGTCGCACATTTTTCAGGCAGCTTGGTTTGCCGAACAGCAAAACGAAGTTGGGTCGGGGCTTTGGCCATGCTCCTTGTCGTCTTGAGTCTTCTTAGCCATGGAAGCTTCTGGAATGTGCAGTTTGCAGGACTGGCCTTCGTGTGCTTTGCACTGGGTAATGATCTATTGGGTCTTCTACGTATTCGTGGCGCCAAGGTCCTTGGAACCATCAGCTATAGCATCTATTTGCTTCATGGGATCGCACTGTATTTGGCGCTGCGCATTATGAACCATTTTTATCCTGTGGTGGCCATGAAACCTCTGCCCTACTGGGGCTTGATCGGCGCATGCGCTGTTTTTGTGGTCGCCTGCTCCGCGGTGACCTATCGGCTTTTCGAACATCCTTTTATCGCTCTTTCTCATAAGCGGCGAACCCAGGCCGAAAGGCGGCCCCCAGACCCCCAGTCGGTTTCCGCTGCTGAAGGTCCCGACCATCTCGAAGCCACTGGGGTCAAGTTGCGTTAG
- a CDS encoding glycosyltransferase, which translates to MWELRDLVPELQKIAAVSVLDLRDSLKDPVRTGTDRQAVASALECLAGNGGSPLPDLILFYARPALLSEEAFQHLRRRWKCPLFGMSLDDRFEFFPHGVFASGNDDYQHWAGHFDINLTNCLPATEWYQRRGLHCIYMPQGVRQLDALSSPTAADYKYEFSFVGSRKPERGTVIDQLLQAGIPIRLFGEGWPHSQWTDDPYSVYRSTQINLGIGFATPSSVITTVKNRDFECPGAGGCYLTTYNWELVKLFELGKEILCYRSVEELIEMYAYYRRRPEECLKIGQAAWRRCANEHTWEKRFRKVFLEAGFKLD; encoded by the coding sequence ATGTGGGAGCTGAGGGACCTCGTGCCCGAGTTGCAAAAAATCGCGGCGGTATCAGTCCTCGACCTGCGGGATTCATTGAAGGACCCGGTTAGAACTGGCACAGATCGTCAGGCGGTTGCCTCAGCGTTGGAATGCCTCGCTGGAAACGGCGGAAGTCCCCTTCCAGACCTGATCCTGTTTTACGCCCGGCCCGCTCTGCTCTCCGAGGAAGCATTCCAGCATTTGCGGCGGCGCTGGAAGTGTCCTTTGTTCGGAATGAGCCTGGATGACCGGTTCGAGTTTTTTCCTCACGGTGTTTTCGCCTCCGGGAACGATGATTATCAGCATTGGGCCGGACACTTCGATATCAACCTCACCAACTGCCTTCCGGCAACCGAGTGGTATCAACGGCGGGGCTTGCATTGCATCTACATGCCTCAAGGCGTCCGGCAGCTAGACGCTCTCAGTTCACCCACTGCCGCAGATTACAAATACGAATTCAGTTTCGTCGGGTCTAGGAAACCCGAGCGGGGGACCGTCATTGATCAGCTTTTGCAGGCGGGGATTCCGATTCGCCTGTTTGGCGAAGGCTGGCCACACAGCCAATGGACCGATGATCCTTATTCGGTTTACCGCAGCACCCAAATTAACCTTGGCATAGGCTTCGCCACGCCATCCTCAGTCATCACGACCGTTAAGAATCGTGATTTTGAGTGTCCAGGCGCAGGCGGCTGCTACCTTACGACCTACAATTGGGAACTCGTAAAGCTTTTTGAATTAGGCAAAGAGATTCTCTGCTATCGGTCCGTTGAAGAGCTAATCGAGATGTACGCCTACTACCGCAGACGTCCCGAGGAGTGTTTGAAGATCGGGCAGGCAGCCTGGCGCCGGTGCGCCAACGAGCACACGTGGGAAAAGCGTTTCCGAAAGGTCTTTCTGGAAGCCGGCTTCAAACTCGATTAA
- a CDS encoding methyltransferase domain-containing protein, translating to MPGNFTTQARWDVSYRDVALQAAPLGDPVRGWLERWVPRGQGPCLELGCFPGRYLAVLGELGYELHGVDLTPRVESDLPAWLQQQAYRVGQFIKGDVFTHTFARKFEVVCSFGLIEHFGNWTELVDIHAGLVEQGGLLVLATPNFRGWVQHGLHAWLDGANLAEHNLAAMRPNQWSHQVRDAGFEILISGWFGTFDFWANADPRRSRFKRAIIKVVRRLIPMFRLLPEGVTAYAPYCGLVARKAG from the coding sequence ATGCCTGGAAATTTTACAACGCAAGCCCGGTGGGACGTCAGCTACCGCGATGTGGCTCTTCAGGCCGCTCCGCTAGGCGATCCGGTCCGAGGATGGCTGGAGCGCTGGGTGCCTCGCGGCCAAGGCCCCTGCCTGGAGTTGGGCTGTTTTCCAGGACGTTATTTGGCCGTTCTCGGTGAACTCGGTTACGAATTGCACGGAGTGGATCTGACGCCGCGCGTCGAATCCGATTTGCCAGCCTGGCTCCAGCAGCAGGCATATCGGGTGGGCCAATTCATAAAGGGAGATGTTTTTACCCATACTTTCGCCAGGAAATTCGAGGTCGTCTGCTCGTTTGGGCTGATTGAGCACTTTGGCAACTGGACTGAGTTGGTGGATATCCACGCAGGCCTGGTTGAGCAGGGAGGACTGCTTGTGCTGGCCACTCCAAATTTCCGTGGCTGGGTGCAGCATGGTTTGCATGCCTGGCTCGACGGCGCAAATCTGGCCGAGCACAACCTCGCCGCGATGCGTCCAAACCAATGGTCACACCAAGTTCGGGACGCCGGGTTTGAGATATTGATTTCTGGCTGGTTTGGCACTTTCGATTTTTGGGCAAACGCCGATCCCAGGCGGTCCCGATTCAAAAGAGCCATCATAAAAGTCGTCCGGCGTCTCATTCCAATGTTTCGACTGCTACCGGAGGGGGTCACGGCCTATGCCCCCTATTGTGGGTTGGTGGCACGGAAGGCAGGTTGA